In Candidatus Nealsonbacteria bacterium CG07_land_8_20_14_0_80_39_13, one genomic interval encodes:
- a CDS encoding RNA 2',3'-cyclic phosphodiesterase yields MKKRTFVAINLPEKIREKLVSEQKEVGDLFPQSSDFVRWAKKDNLHITLSFIGSINDEEILEICEKIREITKKQEPFSISLNKIIYGPPGKNPRMIWAMGEKSPELAFLRNELEKSSSKPISPHITLGRIKAWQFDKIELEERPEISKEIFLDFEVSSLELMESELKKTGPEYTVLESFELGKDIKIDREEEKMLI; encoded by the coding sequence ATGAAGAAACGGACTTTTGTGGCTATAAATTTGCCGGAGAAAATCAGGGAAAAATTGGTTTCCGAACAGAAGGAAGTCGGTGATTTGTTTCCCCAAAGCTCTGATTTTGTCCGCTGGGCAAAAAAAGACAATCTCCATATCACTTTATCCTTTATCGGCAGCATAAACGATGAAGAGATTTTGGAAATCTGCGAAAAAATAAGAGAAATAACCAAAAAGCAGGAGCCGTTTTCAATCAGTTTGAATAAAATAATTTACGGTCCGCCGGGGAAAAATCCGAGAATGATATGGGCGATGGGGGAGAAATCGCCGGAACTGGCATTCCTAAGAAACGAACTGGAGAAGTCATCAAGCAAGCCGATCTCTCCTCATATCACCTTGGGAAGAATTAAGGCTTGGCAATTCGACAAAATAGAGCTTGAGGAAAGGCCTGAAATTTCCAAAGAAATTTTCTTGGATTTTGAAGTTTCATCGCTTGAGTTGATGGAAAGCGAGCTTAAAAAAACCGGCCCCGAATACACAGTTCTGGAGAGTTTTGAATTAGGAAAGGATATAAAAATTGACAGGGAGGAGGAAAAAATGTTAATTTGA